The Acropora muricata isolate sample 2 chromosome 4, ASM3666990v1, whole genome shotgun sequence genome contains the following window.
AGATTTTCCGATGTTGGTCCAGAgaattaggaaggtttctaAAGTTCACTAGggtattctgaagacaaatcgatttttaatttattgcttAACGGATCATATCAGACAGTCTCTTATGTggccgtgaaaacgaagaaagcgtTTGTTTAATTTCCTTCAAAATATGGTTTTGTAGTTCAAAGATTGCTTAACCTAAAAACATGCCTCAAGAAATGGCGAGGTGACTTTAGCAAATCGAAATTTTTTTGATTAAGGTATATTTGGTACATTTGCCGCTTTTATCCGGGAGAGTTGGCTTGTATGCGCCATGCTATTTTATTCAGCGGTCAGAATTGACTCCGTACAGAGCATGACAGTTTCCCAATCACGAAAAtcacttttgttgttatttcttACAGGGCTTCTGGTTGCGGTTGGAGCCCAAAGATGTCAAACAACTTCATTAACAAAGTGTGTAACGGATTCTATCTCATTGCCTGGTAACGATCCGAGCAGTTCCATGAAACGAGCTACGTGGAAGGCAAAATATCAGGATGGCGACTGGATCGTGGCAGGGCACTGTGTACATCTCAAGGGATGTACAAAACACATAACGGTGCTTCCGGATGGCACAAGAGTGAGGATTGGAAGTAATGGAAGTCTAATTGTGGAGCGTACGTCTAACCAGAGAAACGTTACTGGAAAATTACAGTTTTTGTTTGACGATTTGAAGCGCCGGCATATTTTTAAAGTGAACTTCACAGTTCACTGTAAGTTttctttatttgtattttttgttctaaaaatttcctatttatttttaaatgtgttttaATTAAAACCACGTGGAAGTGAAATCGTGCTGACAACACTGAGCTTTGATGGTGAAACGGTGAAATCAAATATGTTTGACAATTTCACGGTTACTATAGTTTGTTGCATGTTAGACTTCGAGAGGCCCTCTTCAAGCAAATCGAAGTAATGAAATACGGTACTAGCACAAAATTCAATGGTTTTTCCTTCTTGCTAACGCCAGTTTCACCTCACCTTTTTCCTTCAAGGTATCTGCACAAGGGCAGGTGCAAATCTGAATGTCTCGCAAGCTGTCGAGGAACTGTTCTCAAAGGAAGACTTCGGGGAAGTCTACCTATTTGACGCCAACGGGACACAGTTTGCCATAATACACAGCGATAAAACTGTATGGCTGAGAAACGAAAGTCATAGTCCCAACACAGCTTATCGGAAAAAGGTGACCATTATGAAGGGCTCCTTGATGTTCCATGCGATCAATCAAGAAGATAACGGGACAACGATTATCCTTCAAGCGCTGTTGAATTCGAGCTCCGAGCAAACAATTACACGCCTAGGAGCACTATCAAGAAAAACAATGCGGATTTTTCTCTGCAACTCGCCAGGTAAATATGGAACAATCAGATCGTTAAAATAAATACTTAAAGCCCTTTGGCTCTTCATTATAGTTGCTTTTATCACGCAGATTGATCTAACGAGCACCAGAGGGATTGTTGTCAACGTTTGCTTGCCGAAACCATTATTTTTGGCTAAACCTGAGAGCTCTTGCATGAGTTTATCATCAGAACCATGCAATTTCTCTTCATTATTTTGAAGCACAGTGAATCCTAGGTTAGATTCACGTACGCTCGTAGCACCAAACGGTTTGATAAACGAGCACAAGGCTTGTATTACATTTATTTTGGCTTGTTTACGGTACCATATCCACTCTTTTCTAAGTCGCCACAGACTCATTTttctgcattttaaattttcagaGCGAAGTGGTACTTCTCAAGGCTCAACATTGTATCCGGAACACTTCGACTACACATCTTCCTCCTCCACCTCAGGGCTAAATGAACGAACAAAGTCAATTTCGTCGTCATCAACACCAGGATTGACttcaaaagcagaaaaaataacTGTTGATACAGCTTGGTACAAAGAGCTATGGGGAATCATATTCATCATTTTGGTTGCACTGTTGCTAATAGCAGGCACCCCCATCTTCATTGTCTTCCTTATCAATACCATAAATAACCGGAACACTGATCCGCCGTCCGACATCCCCCAGGGAGTCCTAGCACTCTCCCTTGGTCAACAGGGATCGTCTGCAAGGACAACGGAAATGGCAACGGCaacgtcagaaaaaaaatgatctgattggtcgaatgaggaaaaataatcgtgctgcacgtgcggccgGTTCTTTAGTATAATTctctgacgtagtctgccaaatgacaacgtgcaatttccaaatttaaggttttaacgacgaCGTGAGTGAACTTataacagtaaatctttcattctctcgatttacttcaacggcgcttctaccggCCATTTGCATCGTTCTCTGttaacaataaaggatgcgaggaagaagtaataatcataaaatagtctccatttcccaaatgtttattttcaagggaCATTTTCCGTTCTGTTGCCGTTGTTGCCTCTTAAACTCCCTTATATGAAGATATATATAATTAGCAACGATTAGTATATGCGTCCCTTAAAGATAGCCGATTACGCCTATGTAATCATTTTACTGGATTATCCCATCGGATGGGCACCATACATCGATGATCAAGTGCGCTACAACTGCAACTGAATGCAAGGAGCGCCGTTGAAGTActacaaaaaatgaaagatttgttgttgttttttttcagattgttgaaattgttctaaagtgcgcGCTGCACATGCCGCACGCTTACTTTTTCTAATCAAATTGTTGGGTTGGGGAGGGACAGCAAacaatgttttgtttgtttgccttttttaaattaGGTATTTATGTCAGATATTAGGCGAGCTCTGCTCGCAGCAACAAAACTTCTTTCATAAGGAAATTGCTAACAGAAAACTTATAAATACGTGAGGCCGGCTCCTTCACCTTTGTAATGATTGACAGCGTGAGTGCATTGAAAATTTACTGTTTGACCCTCGAACTCCGTTTGGTAAGGAGTAATAAGTTGGTATTTGGAAACTTTTTTTTGGGAAAGTTTTGTTTATAAGATTCAGTTTGCTTTTATTTGGAAGCGCACTGGTTACTTTGGTAATCATTGAGATGAAAACAGTGTTTTTATTTGTCGTTAGTGAAACTAAGGGCGGAGAAACACTTTTATTTTGCTAATTTGTCAACCCTCAGAGACAAAGAACACAAATTCAGTTGTTCTATGTATTTAAAAgtgcgttaaaaaaaaaaaaaacttagttAATACTGTACATCGGCTGTAAGTCTTAATTCAATTTAAATGTAGTTCATTTCGGACAACCGTGAGTTTGAAATAATAAAGATTTCAGTATGAATTAACATGTAGTTATTTTATTCCAGCATATTGCATTGATTCGAAATTTTCGATTGATTCCCTAGAATACACTTAAAGTAAAATCACCCATCTGCGTAATTTTCAGCTTCCAAGGTAATTTAAGATGAAAAATTTGGACGCTCTTGTCGCAGTCGCTGGTTGCTATATGTTTGAATgcgttttgaaaataattaaactCCCGTGTAAACAAGGGTAGCTAATCTTTAAACTCTTGGGTAGAAGTTAAATTACTTGGAACGGTCGTCTTGCGAATGCGTAGTTAATAAAATACTGAACGACGCAAAACAAGCCAAACCATGCAAAACGACCCAAGGTTACTCAGGAGATGAAACGAAAGAAAGCCACCTACAAATATCACAATGGATTACGAAATGGTTGTACTATGTTGCGTGACTACGGTATTCTCAATTCCCCCCCATGCaaagttatttgcataatttataTGAATACAATGCCCTCGGCATATGTAAATGAATAATGTAAAAACACCACGTCGGGCCCAGCCCTCGAATTCTACTCTAGGCCGCCGTTAAGTTCAGATTAGAGACATGGCTGCCAACCCGCGAGGAAAACGGGTTTCTTTTTAGAGTGCCTCCTCCAAACTCTTCGTCTGGTTTGGGCTTGTCTTGAGAGCGATCCCCAATACCTTTTTTACATGCCATGAATAACAATACGTAGGGCAGAATATCCGAAGAGGTCTGGCGTTGACTATTCGCAAGGAGTTACCTCAAATTCAAACAGAAAAGGTTGGGAAggagttgttttttatttcattttatattttttatgggAACAATATTCAATCTCTCAGAATGCATTTTATACTAGGTATCAAGTATCTTGTAAGGTAATAACAATCCGGCACTCGCTCGATTAGTAGTTGATGGTGTTGTGATGCCAGGTGTTTACGTGA
Protein-coding sequences here:
- the LOC136914366 gene encoding uncharacterized protein, with amino-acid sequence MCWSLISLTIFQGLLVAVGAQRCQTTSLTKCVTDSISLPGNDPSSSMKRATWKAKYQDGDWIVAGHCVHLKGCTKHITVLPDGTRVRIGSNGSLIVERTSNQRNVTGKLQFLFDDLKRRHIFKVNFTVHCICTRAGANLNVSQAVEELFSKEDFGEVYLFDANGTQFAIIHSDKTVWLRNESHSPNTAYRKKVTIMKGSLMFHAINQEDNGTTIILQALLNSSSEQTITRLGALSRKTMRIFLCNSPERSGTSQGSTLYPEHFDYTSSSSTSGLNERTKSISSSSTPGLTSKAEKITVDTAWYKELWGIIFIILVALLLIAGTPIFIVFLINTINNRNTDPPSDIPQGVLALSLGQQGSSARTTEMATATSEKK